One Chloroflexota bacterium DNA segment encodes these proteins:
- a CDS encoding ABC transporter ATP-binding protein yields the protein MRQELRRRWRAVALASGLMVGGAAASIVPALLVAALIDHALPGGDLGLAAVLAAGMAGAGLALLVLSSIESYMRASIGEAVSQRLRRKAFDCVSSAELVELEQMPSQQLVFRLTRSCGRIGEMYVSESLLPAASHTLLLVAALAAMFVIAWPLGLMAVVVIPVLALGVGRLGSLSTRLDREFFGHLERGQGFLQEVLAGIRVVRVFDATAHERRRWLDWIHEHWRAKAKTVALHDVVIARIGPAAQALVTAAAFGFGAVLIAGDHLSLGGLIAAAALAPRAYVSVQRLLTLQGNRARIDAEYERVDALFGLAPERVGGRTPPRLPAADSGSRIEFRDVTFRYAREDAGVFGVSFSVQPGEFLGIVGETGSGKSTLLDLMVGFYAPHEGAVHVDGVDAREIDLSWLRRQVGFVPQEPKLWDATIADNIRYPTGTAGDAELRQALRDAQLDDFLARLPQGLETIVGELGHGISAGERQRIAIARALLRDPRLLILDEATASLDAATERDLRLALASSRRGRTLIVVTHRIETVMGADRIVVMDRGRVLEQGTPDELLQASGRFAGLRRAQTTDEAADRPG from the coding sequence GTGCGGCAAGAGCTCCGGCGACGCTGGCGCGCTGTGGCGCTTGCGTCGGGGCTCATGGTGGGTGGCGCGGCCGCCAGCATCGTTCCGGCGCTGCTGGTCGCCGCGCTGATCGATCACGCCCTGCCCGGCGGCGACCTCGGCTTAGCGGCGGTGCTCGCCGCCGGGATGGCCGGAGCGGGCCTCGCGCTGCTCGTTCTGTCGTCTATTGAGAGCTACATGCGGGCCTCGATCGGCGAAGCCGTGTCGCAGCGCCTCCGCCGGAAGGCATTCGACTGCGTCTCGTCCGCCGAACTCGTCGAGCTCGAGCAGATGCCCTCGCAGCAGCTCGTGTTTCGACTCACCAGGTCATGCGGGCGCATCGGCGAGATGTATGTATCGGAGTCGTTGCTCCCCGCGGCCTCTCACACACTGCTGCTGGTCGCCGCGCTGGCGGCCATGTTCGTCATCGCCTGGCCGCTGGGACTCATGGCCGTCGTGGTGATTCCAGTCCTGGCGCTTGGCGTCGGCCGCCTCGGATCACTTTCCACGCGTCTCGACCGAGAGTTCTTTGGGCATCTCGAGCGCGGTCAAGGATTCCTTCAGGAGGTGCTTGCCGGCATTCGCGTGGTCCGCGTGTTCGACGCCACGGCGCACGAGCGCCGGCGATGGCTTGACTGGATCCACGAGCACTGGCGCGCCAAGGCCAAAACGGTCGCCCTGCACGATGTGGTGATTGCCCGCATCGGTCCGGCCGCACAGGCGCTCGTCACCGCGGCGGCATTTGGATTTGGCGCCGTCCTCATCGCCGGCGACCACCTGTCGCTCGGCGGGCTGATCGCGGCGGCGGCGCTGGCGCCTCGGGCCTATGTGTCCGTGCAGCGCCTGCTGACGCTCCAGGGAAACCGGGCGCGCATCGACGCGGAGTATGAGCGCGTGGATGCCCTGTTCGGCCTGGCCCCGGAGCGAGTCGGCGGCAGGACACCGCCGCGGCTGCCGGCGGCTGATTCGGGATCTCGGATTGAGTTTCGGGATGTCACATTCCGCTACGCGCGGGAAGACGCGGGCGTCTTTGGCGTCTCGTTCTCGGTCCAGCCGGGTGAGTTCCTCGGCATCGTGGGGGAAACCGGCAGCGGCAAGTCGACGCTGCTGGATCTCATGGTCGGCTTCTATGCGCCGCATGAGGGAGCGGTGCATGTCGATGGGGTCGACGCGCGCGAGATCGATCTCTCGTGGCTGCGCCGGCAGGTCGGCTTTGTGCCTCAGGAGCCCAAGCTGTGGGACGCGACCATCGCCGACAATATCCGCTACCCGACGGGCACGGCCGGTGACGCGGAGTTGCGGCAGGCGCTGCGGGACGCCCAGCTCGACGACTTCCTCGCCAGACTGCCGCAAGGGCTCGAGACCATTGTTGGCGAGCTGGGCCACGGTATTTCCGCCGGCGAGAGGCAACGGATCGCCATCGCACGAGCGCTGCTGCGCGACCCGCGCCTGCTCATTCTGGACGAAGCCACGGCCTCGTTGGACGCGGCTACCGAGCGAGACCTGCGACTCGCGCTCGCATCGTCACGGCGCGGCCGCACCCTGATCGTCGTCACCCACCGCATCGAAACGGTGATGGGCGCGGATCGAATCGTCGTGATGGACCGCGGCCGGGTGCTGGAGCAGGGGACGCCAGACGAGCTGCTCCAAGCCAGCGGCCGGTTCGCCGGCTTGCGCCGGGCTCAGACAACGGACGAGGCAGCGGATCGGCCGGGCTAG
- a CDS encoding TauD/TfdA family dioxygenase — MAIEVRPISPALGAEVIGADLTQPDDDEQFQTIHRALLDHNVVVIRDQQISPADHAAFSGRFGKLELHVLNQFLLPEQPEVLVLSNKHVNGVPVGLQDAGREWHSDLSYMRLPSLGSLLYALEIPPTGGDTLYANLYSAYETLSPEMKERISGLRLRHSYADFINRRFQESAMERPTLTAEQAAKVPTAIHPLVRTHPETGRKALYVSPSLVAGIDGMDDAEGQALLQELNDHATQPEFVYRHVWRLHDIVFWDNRCTLHQATAFDPKYTRHMHRTTIQGDLPV, encoded by the coding sequence ATGGCGATCGAGGTCAGGCCGATTTCGCCCGCCCTCGGCGCCGAAGTCATTGGCGCCGATCTCACACAGCCGGACGACGACGAGCAGTTCCAGACGATCCACCGGGCGTTACTGGATCACAACGTGGTAGTCATCCGCGACCAGCAGATCTCGCCGGCGGACCACGCGGCGTTCAGCGGCCGGTTCGGCAAGCTCGAGCTGCACGTGTTGAACCAGTTCCTGCTGCCCGAGCAGCCCGAGGTCCTGGTGCTGTCCAACAAGCACGTGAACGGTGTGCCCGTCGGGCTGCAAGACGCGGGGCGCGAGTGGCATAGCGACCTGTCCTACATGCGGCTCCCCTCGCTGGGATCGTTGCTCTACGCGCTAGAAATCCCGCCGACCGGCGGCGACACGCTATACGCCAACCTCTACTCGGCCTACGAGACGCTGTCGCCCGAAATGAAGGAGCGGATCAGCGGGCTCCGCCTGCGGCACTCCTACGCCGACTTCATCAATCGCCGGTTTCAGGAATCCGCAATGGAGCGGCCCACGCTTACCGCGGAGCAGGCGGCCAAGGTGCCCACGGCCATACATCCGTTGGTGCGCACGCATCCGGAAACCGGTCGCAAGGCGCTGTACGTGAGCCCGTCGCTCGTTGCCGGGATCGACGGCATGGACGACGCCGAGGGCCAGGCGCTGCTGCAAGAGCTCAACGACCACGCCACGCAACCTGAGTTCGTCTACCGGCACGTGTGGCGGCTGCACGACATTGTGTTTTGGGACAACCGCTGCACCCTGCACCAAGCCACGGCATTCGACCCGAAATACACGCGCCACATGCACCGCACCACGATTCAGGGCGACCTGCCGGTCTGA
- a CDS encoding methyltransferase domain-containing protein, with product MSTVPDGSGDPGNPYTAANRVAWDAIADKRQKIWPAADFFAEGGSVLDKRDREAAGDVRGLRLCHLQCGSGEEALSWANVGAEVTGVDISSKQVELATAKAAAAGIPADFVAADVFALPRDLLRPASFDIVYTGGGALVWLPDLDRWAATIHGLLKPSGRLIVREEHPVIARVEVREGAITIAADYFDRRPEASTGWCHFPGAKDAPETKWDWTWPLGDIVTSVAQAGLRVERLTEFPSTAAWRFGDDLERLQKLPGSYLLVASKPRDAGQQASV from the coding sequence GTGAGCACCGTGCCGGACGGATCCGGCGATCCCGGCAACCCCTACACCGCCGCGAATCGCGTCGCCTGGGACGCAATTGCGGACAAGCGCCAGAAGATTTGGCCGGCGGCGGACTTCTTTGCCGAGGGCGGGTCAGTGCTCGACAAGCGCGATCGGGAGGCCGCCGGCGACGTCCGGGGACTGCGGCTGTGCCATTTGCAGTGCGGGAGCGGGGAAGAGGCGCTCTCGTGGGCGAATGTCGGCGCCGAGGTGACTGGTGTCGACATCAGCTCGAAGCAGGTCGAGCTGGCCACCGCCAAGGCCGCAGCCGCCGGGATACCGGCTGACTTCGTGGCCGCGGACGTCTTTGCGCTTCCTCGCGATCTGCTCCGCCCGGCGTCGTTTGACATCGTCTACACGGGCGGCGGCGCCCTCGTTTGGCTGCCAGACCTCGACCGCTGGGCGGCGACGATCCACGGTCTGCTCAAACCCTCGGGACGGCTCATCGTGCGCGAGGAGCATCCGGTCATCGCCCGCGTCGAGGTGCGGGAGGGGGCGATCACAATCGCGGCGGATTACTTCGACCGGCGGCCCGAAGCGTCCACAGGGTGGTGCCATTTCCCCGGCGCCAAAGACGCCCCTGAGACGAAGTGGGATTGGACCTGGCCCCTGGGCGACATCGTCACCAGCGTGGCGCAGGCCGGGCTCCGAGTTGAACGCTTGACAGAGTTTCCAAGTACGGCTGCCTGGCGCTTCGGCGACGATCTGGAGCGTCTTCAAAAACTCCCGGGCTCGTATCTTCTCGTTGCCAGCAAGCCTCGCGACGCCGGTCAACAAGCGTCCGTGTAG